In Archangium violaceum, the following are encoded in one genomic region:
- a CDS encoding YheT family hydrolase, which produces MPFQPSEPFAPARGLASPHAQTIYASLVRPTHAPALKRERWELPDGDFVDLDSFDGVTGAPHVVTLHGLEGSSRAGYITAILRGAAERGWGATAINFRSCSGEPNRLARSYHSGDIGDALSVMKHLRQRLTGPLYAVGFSLGANVLLRLLEETGDHSPVDAAAAMSAPYDLGVCADTLDGPGPFQRLYRERFLRTLKAKAREKLRRFPGAFDGQAMERARTIRGFDDSVTAPLHGFRDATHYYAEASSGPRLHAIRRPTLLLSAKDDPMIPAATHPRDVSANPHLHLVVTEHGGHVGFVAASAFSPSFWGEAEMLAFLSSRNAGARPG; this is translated from the coding sequence GTGCCCTTCCAGCCCTCCGAGCCCTTCGCCCCCGCGCGCGGCCTCGCCTCTCCGCACGCGCAGACCATCTACGCCTCGCTCGTGCGCCCCACGCACGCTCCCGCCCTGAAGCGCGAGCGCTGGGAGCTGCCCGACGGAGACTTCGTCGACCTCGACTCCTTCGACGGTGTCACGGGCGCCCCCCACGTCGTCACCCTCCATGGCCTGGAGGGCTCCTCGCGCGCCGGCTACATCACCGCCATCCTCCGCGGCGCCGCCGAGCGCGGCTGGGGCGCCACCGCCATCAACTTCCGCTCCTGCAGCGGAGAGCCCAACCGGCTCGCCCGCTCCTACCACTCGGGGGACATCGGCGATGCGCTCTCGGTGATGAAGCACCTGCGCCAGCGCCTCACCGGCCCGCTCTACGCGGTGGGCTTCTCGCTCGGCGCCAACGTGCTGCTGCGGTTATTGGAGGAGACGGGGGACCACTCCCCCGTGGACGCCGCCGCCGCCATGAGCGCGCCCTATGACCTGGGCGTCTGCGCGGACACGCTGGATGGACCCGGCCCCTTCCAGCGCCTCTACCGCGAGCGCTTCCTGCGCACCCTCAAGGCCAAGGCGCGCGAGAAGCTCCGCCGCTTCCCCGGTGCCTTCGACGGCCAGGCCATGGAGCGCGCGCGCACCATCCGCGGCTTCGACGACTCCGTCACCGCCCCGCTCCACGGCTTCCGCGACGCCACCCACTACTACGCCGAGGCCTCCTCGGGTCCCCGCCTCCACGCCATCCGCCGCCCCACCCTGCTGCTGAGCGCCAAGGACGACCCGATGATTCCCGCCGCCACCCACCCGCGGGACGTGTCCGCCAACCCCCACCTGCACCTCGTCGTCACCGAGCACGGTGGCCACGTGGGCTTCGTCGCCGCGAGCGCCTTCTCCCCGTCCTTCTGGGGCGAGGCGGAGATGCTGGCCTTCCTCTCCTCCCGCAATGCGGGCGCCCGGCCGGGGTGA
- a CDS encoding helix-turn-helix transcriptional regulator, with the protein MAKKLATRLGESARAARQRLNLTQEDVAERIGIATEVYGRLERGNMLPSVPTFRKLCAVLALSADEALGLSNESPVAWTPQPPPPEANEPAELRRLLRRARQLDRNSLRVLSLVAAHLGQKNG; encoded by the coding sequence ATGGCAAAAAAGCTGGCAACCAGGCTGGGAGAGAGCGCACGCGCAGCCCGGCAGCGCCTCAACCTCACACAGGAAGACGTGGCGGAGCGGATCGGCATCGCCACCGAGGTGTACGGGCGCCTGGAGCGGGGAAACATGCTTCCGAGCGTCCCCACCTTTCGCAAGCTGTGTGCGGTGCTCGCCCTGTCCGCGGACGAGGCCCTGGGCCTGTCCAATGAGAGTCCCGTCGCCTGGACGCCGCAGCCTCCACCTCCCGAGGCCAATGAGCCCGCCGAGCTTCGCCGCCTGCTGCGCCGGGCCCGCCAGTTGGATCGCAACTCGCTCCGGGTGCTGAGCCTCGTGGCCGCGCACCTGGGACAGAAGAACGGGTAG
- a CDS encoding YkgJ family cysteine cluster protein, translating into MDCTRCGACCVAPDIAALDKPLGMRCPHLTADNLCSVYERRPQVCRDYAADEVCHLIEAPTLEERVQKYLALFGLTDEAESIRQRGCSSMRKARSG; encoded by the coding sequence ATGGACTGCACCCGCTGTGGCGCCTGCTGCGTGGCGCCGGACATCGCCGCCCTCGACAAGCCCCTGGGCATGCGCTGCCCCCACCTCACCGCCGACAACCTGTGCTCGGTGTACGAGCGGCGGCCCCAGGTGTGCCGCGACTACGCGGCCGACGAGGTCTGCCACCTCATCGAGGCCCCCACGCTCGAGGAGCGCGTCCAGAAGTACCTCGCCCTCTTCGGGCTCACGGACGAGGCCGAGTCCATCCGCCAGCGCGGCTGTTCCTCCATGCGGAAGGCCCGCTCCGGGTGA
- a CDS encoding DUF790 family protein, producing MLTRELLLFRVRDGKLRPSFVKRGDAGLLALAGELIAEVEAGRGRTRDEVEETLGLRAGAHTRPKVARGLAKLLVDRMLFDEPSEGISEARAAAFREAARVLRALPGDATVEAYESRLAEALPRPLPELREALYADLPGNRRLLDWEAVAPADLLDRYNLSLAQGPLFDARRLTLRARAPELLRVRKVLRWLKFCRLVAEVRRDGDDWVLEVEGPGAMLSLQKKYGLQLASFLSVVPVLERWQLTAAIESPRRRVTLVLSHEDPLVSPHGSALGHIPPEVATLAQGFDDADWELDLLPLPRNTGATGLCVPDLTFRHKQTRREVALELFHAWHAGPLARRLEELRSRPDEGLLLGVDRALAKDTGERAALEAHPQVVLFHGFPSAKRLRARLSP from the coding sequence TTGTTGACGCGCGAGCTCCTCCTCTTCCGCGTGCGCGACGGGAAGCTGCGCCCCTCCTTCGTGAAGCGGGGGGACGCGGGGCTGCTGGCGCTGGCGGGCGAGCTCATCGCCGAGGTGGAAGCGGGGCGCGGGCGCACGCGGGACGAGGTGGAGGAGACGCTGGGGCTGAGGGCCGGAGCGCACACGCGGCCCAAGGTGGCGCGGGGGTTGGCGAAGCTGCTGGTGGACCGGATGCTCTTCGACGAGCCCTCGGAGGGCATCTCCGAGGCGCGCGCGGCGGCCTTCCGCGAGGCGGCCCGGGTGCTGCGCGCGCTGCCCGGAGACGCGACGGTGGAGGCCTACGAGTCGCGGCTGGCCGAGGCCCTGCCCCGCCCCCTGCCCGAGCTGCGCGAGGCGCTGTACGCGGACCTCCCGGGCAACCGGCGGCTGCTGGACTGGGAGGCGGTGGCTCCGGCGGATCTGCTGGATCGCTACAACCTGTCGCTGGCGCAGGGGCCGCTGTTCGATGCGCGCCGGCTGACGCTGAGGGCCCGGGCGCCGGAGCTGCTGAGGGTGCGCAAGGTGCTGCGCTGGCTGAAGTTCTGCCGGCTGGTGGCGGAGGTGCGGCGCGACGGCGACGACTGGGTGCTGGAGGTGGAGGGCCCGGGCGCCATGCTGTCGCTGCAGAAGAAGTACGGGCTGCAGCTGGCCAGCTTCCTGTCGGTGGTGCCGGTGCTCGAGCGCTGGCAGCTCACGGCGGCCATCGAGAGCCCCCGGCGCCGGGTGACGCTGGTGCTGAGTCACGAGGATCCGCTGGTATCCCCGCACGGCTCGGCGCTGGGCCACATCCCGCCGGAGGTGGCCACGCTGGCGCAGGGCTTCGACGACGCGGACTGGGAGTTGGATCTGCTGCCCCTGCCCCGCAACACGGGAGCCACCGGGTTGTGCGTGCCGGACCTGACCTTCCGTCACAAGCAGACGCGGCGCGAGGTGGCGCTGGAGCTGTTCCACGCGTGGCATGCGGGCCCCCTGGCGCGGCGGCTCGAGGAGCTGCGCTCGCGGCCGGATGAGGGGCTGCTGTTGGGGGTGGATCGGGCGCTGGCGAAGGACACCGGGGAGCGCGCTGCTCTGGAGGCACACCCGCAGGTGGTGCTCTTCCATGGATTCCCATCGGCGAAGAGGCTGCGCGCGAGGCTCTCACCGTGA
- a CDS encoding AAA domain-containing protein: MGNESAQARHARKPAPQAPSTAAPSAEPADLVVRSVLPEDLLAALESERSLYRWVMLKGAEDVRLEDESLLGLTPQPAADASWGGGQLIGFLPNERRFVGEIVHVDPTQGRVFISTRSLGHIPPEVASAERWAFQPFDFSEALLAASRAYDSRGSRVREALDRVRGDIPDDGAGPSPGPEDLWEKPWGLLWGPPGTGKTETMARLLAQAIQRNPKERILAVAPTNRAADTLALRVARMLSKAGALHAPDTTCRIFRGGVGVGLELTNAFPAVLHDSGYQKHAASIEHMEERVRREFLNGAPPSRMATVKAELRKVREGLTDETLFVAREGYATLMVLTVHRALRLVSELEGAERFDRLVVDEAGMVSRAAVGLMAPLARKVLLGGDPKQIGPVSRALEGAERPVQTWMRSSPLSHLEDARAASESSHVLLLRTQHRMHPQIGSVVSHFCYAGMLEDGEGPRTRQPKTVDVYPAARACWVVLDEATRDARRVCHERGESGHGYRRPFSAELVVSLAAPALKAGLKVLAVTPYRAQAALLRALALEKGWSESRFQASTIHRQQGTEYDVVVVDTVAAGRPFAPSELTPMLNVAASRAREYLFVLSSRAESEAAIPSQLLELLTPVAPSLEPRFSLQPLLVMPGVRAQVARRPEALGQEIDSLRDMGPLFTQEQVALFERRFDEGHHLVRGVAGSGKTYVLAHWVARYLAEHPDARVLVSFFNKALTPLLSRLLVAAMRQRLGKRAPLMTQRVTLMHMTGTGSFAPDSFDAVFVDEAQDLSATELAHLYSLARPLTRGEGPPLKAFLLFADDSQNVYGHSAVEALRKELPDGLDFTGRVRVLREAFRSTRQVSELAFNVVLDPLGLHKLPNPGMREFMRSHELREQGLLEEPVPGVDGLYRLQCTEREGVVPVVRGFDSAQAEEAWLVREVKRLCQREGVLPSDVLVVAPVRPARLAEALERAGLPAVAFGGRSGQDVSGFSVGKVDYIRVTTAFSCKGHESPVVFFCGVDALDGMSWMEGKPGRTERELERTRRALFYVGATRAMVRQYVSGLATARFTRVAWEYARALSRGVR; this comes from the coding sequence ATGGGGAACGAGTCAGCACAGGCACGTCATGCCCGGAAGCCTGCTCCCCAGGCTCCTTCCACCGCGGCCCCGTCCGCCGAGCCCGCCGACCTCGTCGTGCGCTCGGTGTTGCCGGAGGACCTGCTGGCGGCGTTGGAGAGCGAGCGCTCCCTGTACCGGTGGGTGATGCTCAAGGGCGCCGAGGACGTGCGGCTCGAGGACGAGTCCCTGCTCGGGCTCACCCCCCAGCCCGCCGCGGACGCGAGCTGGGGTGGGGGACAGCTCATCGGCTTCCTCCCGAACGAGCGCCGCTTCGTGGGGGAGATCGTCCACGTGGACCCCACCCAGGGCCGCGTCTTCATCTCCACGCGCTCGCTGGGCCATATCCCGCCCGAGGTGGCCTCCGCGGAGCGCTGGGCCTTCCAGCCCTTCGACTTCTCCGAGGCGCTCCTCGCCGCCTCGCGCGCCTATGACTCGCGCGGCTCGCGCGTCCGCGAGGCGCTGGACCGTGTGCGCGGGGACATCCCCGACGACGGCGCCGGCCCCTCTCCCGGCCCCGAGGACCTCTGGGAGAAACCCTGGGGCCTGCTCTGGGGGCCTCCGGGCACGGGCAAGACGGAGACGATGGCGCGGCTGCTCGCGCAGGCGATTCAACGCAACCCCAAGGAGCGCATCCTCGCGGTGGCGCCCACCAACCGCGCCGCCGATACGCTCGCCCTGCGCGTGGCCCGCATGCTGTCCAAGGCCGGGGCCCTCCATGCGCCGGACACCACGTGCCGCATCTTCCGGGGCGGCGTGGGCGTGGGCCTGGAGCTGACGAACGCCTTCCCCGCCGTCCTCCACGACTCGGGCTACCAGAAGCACGCGGCGAGCATCGAGCACATGGAGGAGCGCGTGCGCCGCGAGTTCCTCAACGGCGCTCCTCCCTCGCGCATGGCCACCGTGAAGGCCGAGCTGCGCAAGGTGCGCGAGGGCCTCACGGACGAGACGCTCTTCGTCGCCCGGGAGGGGTACGCCACCCTCATGGTGCTCACCGTGCACCGCGCGCTGCGGCTCGTGTCCGAGCTGGAGGGCGCCGAGCGCTTCGACCGGCTGGTGGTGGACGAGGCCGGCATGGTGTCTCGCGCCGCCGTGGGGCTGATGGCGCCGCTGGCGCGCAAGGTGTTGCTGGGTGGGGATCCGAAGCAGATTGGCCCCGTCAGCCGCGCACTGGAGGGCGCGGAGCGGCCGGTGCAGACGTGGATGCGCAGCTCGCCGCTGTCGCACCTGGAGGACGCCCGGGCCGCGTCCGAGTCCTCGCACGTGCTGCTGTTGCGGACACAGCACCGCATGCACCCGCAGATCGGCTCCGTGGTGAGCCACTTCTGCTACGCGGGCATGCTGGAGGACGGCGAGGGCCCGCGCACCCGGCAGCCGAAGACGGTGGACGTGTACCCGGCCGCGCGCGCCTGCTGGGTGGTGCTGGACGAGGCCACCCGGGACGCGCGCCGCGTCTGTCACGAGCGCGGGGAGTCGGGCCACGGCTACCGGCGGCCCTTCTCGGCGGAGCTGGTGGTGTCGCTCGCCGCGCCGGCGCTGAAGGCGGGCCTCAAGGTGCTGGCGGTGACGCCGTACCGGGCGCAGGCGGCCCTGCTGCGCGCCCTGGCCCTGGAGAAGGGGTGGAGCGAGTCACGCTTCCAGGCCTCCACCATCCACCGCCAGCAGGGCACCGAGTACGACGTCGTCGTGGTGGACACCGTGGCCGCCGGGCGCCCCTTCGCCCCGAGCGAGCTCACCCCCATGCTCAACGTGGCCGCCAGCCGCGCCCGCGAGTACCTCTTCGTCCTCTCCTCGCGCGCCGAGTCCGAGGCCGCCATCCCCTCGCAGCTCCTGGAGCTGCTCACGCCCGTGGCGCCCTCGCTGGAGCCCCGCTTCTCGCTACAGCCCCTGCTGGTGATGCCGGGCGTGCGCGCCCAGGTGGCCCGGCGGCCCGAGGCCCTCGGGCAGGAGATCGATTCGCTCCGGGACATGGGGCCGCTCTTCACCCAGGAGCAGGTGGCCCTCTTCGAGCGCCGCTTCGACGAGGGGCACCACCTGGTGCGCGGCGTGGCCGGCAGCGGGAAGACGTACGTGCTGGCGCACTGGGTGGCGCGCTACCTCGCCGAGCACCCGGACGCGCGCGTGCTGGTGTCCTTCTTCAACAAGGCGCTGACGCCCCTGCTGTCGCGCCTGCTGGTTGCGGCCATGCGGCAGCGGCTCGGCAAGCGGGCGCCGCTGATGACACAGCGGGTGACGCTCATGCACATGACGGGCACGGGCTCCTTCGCCCCGGACAGCTTCGACGCCGTCTTCGTGGACGAGGCGCAGGACCTGAGCGCCACGGAGCTCGCGCACCTGTACTCGCTGGCCCGCCCGCTCACGCGCGGGGAGGGGCCGCCACTCAAGGCCTTCCTGCTCTTCGCGGACGACTCGCAGAACGTGTACGGGCACAGCGCCGTGGAGGCCCTGCGCAAGGAGCTGCCGGACGGGCTCGACTTCACCGGCCGCGTGCGCGTGCTGCGCGAGGCGTTCCGCTCCACGCGCCAGGTGTCCGAGCTGGCCTTCAACGTGGTGTTGGATCCACTCGGCCTGCACAAGCTGCCCAACCCCGGCATGCGCGAGTTCATGCGCTCCCACGAGCTGCGCGAGCAGGGCCTGCTGGAGGAGCCGGTGCCGGGGGTGGACGGGCTGTACCGGCTGCAGTGCACCGAGCGCGAGGGCGTGGTGCCGGTGGTGCGCGGCTTCGACTCGGCGCAGGCGGAGGAGGCGTGGCTGGTGCGCGAGGTGAAGCGGCTGTGCCAGCGGGAGGGGGTACTTCCCTCGGACGTGCTGGTGGTGGCCCCGGTGCGCCCGGCGCGGCTGGCCGAGGCCCTGGAGCGCGCGGGCCTGCCGGCGGTGGCCTTCGGTGGCCGCAGCGGGCAGGACGTGTCGGGCTTCAGCGTGGGGAAGGTGGACTACATCCGGGTGACGACGGCCTTCTCGTGCAAGGGGCACGAGAGCCCGGTGGTGTTCTTCTGCGGTGTGGACGCGCTGGACGGCATGTCCTGGATGGAGGGCAAGCCGGGCCGCACGGAGCGTGAGCTGGAGCGCACGCGCCGCGCGCTCTTCTACGTGGGAGCCACGCGGGCCATGGTGCGCCAGTACGTGAGCGGGCTGGCCACGGCGCGCTTCACCCGGGTGGCCTGGGAGTACGCGCGGGCCCTCTCCCGGGGGGTCCGGTAG
- a CDS encoding DNA-binding response regulator: MRRIVILSPHRPSRELLSRILAEPDLSVVAMADADEVLDSIAEDEPALVVVDARRPDEDHPLMLGLLKRRHPRQPLITLVPGRLRVFDGNEERVRDVRDGSAEGLHQLLSELQRATRDLLAQHLLRMLRPPIGEA, translated from the coding sequence ATGCGCCGCATCGTCATCCTCAGCCCGCACCGCCCTTCCCGGGAGCTGCTCTCGCGCATCCTCGCGGAGCCGGACCTCTCCGTCGTCGCCATGGCGGACGCGGACGAGGTCCTGGACTCCATCGCCGAGGACGAGCCCGCCCTGGTGGTGGTGGACGCGCGCCGGCCGGACGAGGACCACCCGTTGATGCTGGGCCTGCTCAAGCGGCGCCACCCGCGCCAGCCCCTCATCACCCTGGTGCCGGGGCGCCTACGCGTCTTCGACGGCAACGAGGAGCGCGTGCGCGACGTGCGCGACGGCTCGGCCGAGGGCCTGCACCAGCTCCTGAGCGAGCTGCAGCGGGCCACGAGGGATCTGCTCGCCCAGCACCTGCTGCGCATGCTGCGCCCGCCCATCGGCGAGGCCTGA
- a CDS encoding MbtH family protein encodes MSTEDTQRYKVVVNHEEQYSIWPADRENALGWKDAGKEGTKDECLAYIKEVWTDMRPLSLRKKMEQSKS; translated from the coding sequence ATGAGCACTGAGGACACGCAGCGTTACAAGGTCGTGGTCAACCACGAGGAGCAGTACTCCATCTGGCCGGCGGATCGTGAGAACGCGCTCGGCTGGAAGGACGCGGGCAAGGAAGGCACCAAGGACGAGTGTCTCGCCTACATCAAGGAGGTGTGGACGGACATGCGCCCCCTGAGCCTGCGCAAGAAGATGGAGCAGTCGAAGTCCTGA
- a CDS encoding DEAD/DEAH box helicase: protein MATELHFDCGTLVAPSLPEDGALRALFQRDTRTGVYRAAARHYREVVLRLRELGLPYEDRAKRFEPLEVVLTQPIEPFPHQRAALEAWNQAGGRGLVELPTGAGKTLLAVLAIARVKRPTLVVVPTLDLMTQWQGVLSRHLGVAVGMLGGGVSDRQPLTVTTYDSAAMQTEFHGNRFGFLICDECHHLPAPSYRFIAEGSLAPYRLGLTATLERTDGGERVCEELLGPLVHRTDIRELQGRYLAPYEVRHIEVPLTPDEQTRHDEARARYLAFIRQRGIRFDVPEGWARFLAESQRTDEGRAAYRGYREQRRIALTSSAKVDVLWRLLLEHREDRIIVFTDDNETVYTLARRLLLPALTHHTPVPERKALLAAFASGELPVLLTSRVLNEGVDVPEARVGVVLSGSGSVREHVQRLGRILRQRPGKRALLYEVCSAQTAEASISERRRQHRAYQEDEPC, encoded by the coding sequence ATGGCGACCGAGCTCCACTTCGACTGCGGCACCCTGGTTGCGCCCTCGCTTCCGGAGGATGGTGCCCTGCGAGCCCTCTTCCAGCGAGACACGCGCACCGGGGTGTACCGGGCCGCGGCCCGGCACTACCGCGAGGTGGTGTTGCGGCTGCGCGAGCTGGGCCTGCCCTACGAGGACAGGGCGAAGCGCTTCGAGCCCTTGGAGGTAGTGCTCACCCAGCCCATCGAGCCCTTCCCCCACCAGCGGGCCGCGCTGGAGGCCTGGAACCAGGCGGGCGGGCGGGGGTTGGTGGAGCTGCCCACGGGCGCGGGCAAGACTCTGCTGGCGGTGCTGGCCATCGCCCGGGTGAAGCGGCCCACGCTGGTGGTCGTGCCCACCTTGGATCTCATGACGCAGTGGCAGGGAGTGCTGTCGAGGCACCTGGGCGTCGCGGTGGGAATGCTGGGAGGCGGAGTGAGTGACCGGCAGCCGCTGACGGTGACGACGTACGACTCGGCGGCGATGCAGACGGAGTTCCACGGCAACCGCTTCGGCTTCCTCATCTGCGACGAGTGCCACCACCTGCCGGCGCCCAGCTACCGTTTCATCGCGGAGGGCTCGCTGGCGCCGTACCGGCTGGGCCTCACCGCCACGCTGGAGCGCACGGACGGTGGCGAGCGCGTGTGCGAGGAGCTGCTGGGGCCGCTGGTGCACCGCACGGACATCCGCGAGTTGCAGGGGCGCTACCTGGCCCCGTACGAGGTGCGCCACATCGAGGTGCCGCTGACGCCCGACGAGCAGACGAGGCACGACGAGGCGCGGGCGCGCTACCTGGCCTTCATCCGGCAGCGGGGCATCCGCTTCGACGTGCCGGAGGGCTGGGCGCGCTTCCTCGCGGAGAGCCAGCGCACGGACGAGGGGCGCGCGGCGTACCGGGGCTACCGGGAGCAGCGGCGCATCGCCCTCACCTCGAGCGCGAAGGTGGACGTGCTGTGGCGCCTGCTGCTGGAGCACCGCGAGGACCGCATCATCGTCTTCACCGACGACAACGAGACGGTGTACACGCTGGCGCGCAGGCTGCTGCTGCCGGCGCTGACGCACCACACGCCGGTGCCCGAGCGCAAGGCGCTGCTGGCGGCCTTCGCGAGCGGGGAGCTGCCGGTGCTGCTCACCTCGCGGGTACTCAACGAGGGCGTGGACGTGCCGGAGGCGCGGGTGGGCGTGGTGCTCAGTGGGAGTGGCAGCGTGCGAGAGCACGTGCAGCGGCTGGGGCGGATCCTCCGCCAGCGCCCGGGCAAGCGCGCCCTCTTGTACGAGGTGTGCTCGGCGCAGACGGCCGAGGCCTCCATCAGCGAGCGGCGGCGCCAGCACCGGGCCTACCAGGAGGACGAGCCTTGTTGA
- a CDS encoding response regulator, giving the protein MTADGKPSYLFVDEDPLQLSALRRMLRDVPGTKRMATSGEEALQMAEEEPPSVVVAAYILPGMDGLTLLAALRARTPGLHCALHTTQWPARDMLPPDITVLLKPCPPERMRAFLMSAATEEEK; this is encoded by the coding sequence ATGACCGCTGACGGCAAGCCCTCCTACCTGTTCGTCGACGAGGACCCTCTGCAGCTCTCCGCCTTGCGGAGGATGTTGCGGGATGTGCCAGGTACCAAGCGCATGGCGACCAGTGGAGAGGAGGCCCTGCAGATGGCGGAGGAGGAACCCCCCTCCGTCGTCGTCGCGGCGTACATCCTGCCGGGCATGGATGGACTGACCTTGCTGGCGGCCCTGCGGGCCCGCACCCCCGGCCTGCACTGCGCCCTCCACACCACGCAGTGGCCCGCGAGGGACATGCTGCCGCCCGACATCACCGTGCTGCTCAAGCCCTGCCCGCCCGAGCGGATGAGGGCCTTCCTGATGTCGGCGGCCACCGAAGAAGAGAAGTGA